A genomic stretch from Sulfobacillus thermosulfidooxidans includes:
- the pdxS gene encoding pyridoxal 5'-phosphate synthase lyase subunit PdxS, whose amino-acid sequence MEERQVGTFNVKAGLAEMLKGGVIMDVTTPEQAVIAEKAGAVAVMALERVPADIRAAGGVARMADPHIVKSIQQAVSIPVMAKVRIGHFVEAQVLEALEVDYIDESEVLTPADEQYHIDKWAFKVPFVCGARDLGEALRRIAEGAAMLRTKGEPGTGNVVEAVRHLRAVNAQVRRLVNTPDDELPDLAKELRAPLELVRKVKELGRLPVVNFSAGGIASPADAALMMQLGADGIFVGSGIFKSQNPEAFARAIVRATLHYNDPKVIAEVSENIGEAMPGLEMATLTPADRMQDRGI is encoded by the coding sequence ATGGAAGAAAGACAAGTGGGAACCTTTAACGTGAAGGCTGGATTAGCAGAAATGCTAAAAGGCGGCGTGATTATGGATGTCACAACACCTGAACAAGCCGTGATTGCGGAAAAAGCCGGTGCTGTGGCGGTTATGGCGTTGGAACGCGTACCTGCGGACATTCGTGCTGCGGGTGGTGTGGCCCGCATGGCGGATCCGCACATTGTGAAAAGCATTCAGCAAGCGGTTTCGATTCCCGTTATGGCCAAAGTTCGGATTGGACATTTTGTCGAAGCACAAGTATTGGAAGCGTTGGAAGTTGACTATATTGATGAAAGCGAAGTCTTAACTCCGGCTGATGAACAATATCACATTGATAAATGGGCGTTTAAAGTTCCCTTTGTCTGTGGAGCCCGCGATTTAGGAGAAGCCTTGCGCCGCATTGCAGAAGGAGCAGCCATGCTGCGGACTAAAGGGGAGCCTGGAACCGGAAATGTGGTGGAAGCGGTCAGACATCTTCGTGCTGTCAATGCGCAAGTGCGGCGTTTAGTGAATACACCGGATGATGAATTACCAGACTTGGCCAAAGAACTGCGGGCCCCCTTGGAACTGGTACGGAAAGTCAAGGAATTAGGACGGTTACCGGTTGTTAACTTTAGCGCCGGAGGAATTGCCAGTCCAGCGGATGCTGCATTGATGATGCAATTAGGCGCTGATGGAATCTTTGTGGGTTCGGGTATCTTTAAGTCGCAAAATCCGGAAGCCTTTGCCCGTGCTATTGTCCGTGCCACCTTACACTACAATGATCCCAAGGTGATTGCCGAAGTCTCTGAAAATATCGGAGAGGCGATGCCGGGATTGGAAATGGCAACCTTAACGCCAGCAGACCGGATGCAGGACCGGGGGATTTAA
- the rmuC gene encoding DNA recombination protein RmuC translates to MVLDIMVSLSLLLNLVMLILWLTGNLAKNVQDFIAHQMTTLEKGQERLEKTLREEMALTRDESLKAQKMLRDEVTNNFNALRERLVSDLEHQAKSQQNQLENLRDLLGNTLTHMSDTAKERFDNFAREALQLSNQQDKYLRAQLQEMAVQQKNQLDSFMKQLSELTQMNATKLEQVRETVETQLITLQKDNSEKLEQMRATVDEKLHQTLEQRLGESFKLVSERLEQVQKGLGEMQSLASGVGDLKKVLSNVKTRGTLGEIQLDHLLEQILTPEQYEQKVAVKKGSLERVDFAIRLPGKEDVHDTVFLPIDAKFPLEDYQRLVEAEESGDVALAMESAKMLENRIKAEAKSIQEKYINPPHTTDFALMFLPIEGLFAEVLRRPGLWEMLQREYRVVVTGPTTITALLNSLQMGFRTLAIQKRSSEVWKLLGAVKTEFGKFGDILEKTQKKLQEASNTIDTAAARSRTIERKLRNVEAVPLGEAASLLENVDVGLPD, encoded by the coding sequence ATGGTTCTAGACATTATGGTCTCATTGTCGCTGCTCTTAAATTTAGTCATGCTCATTTTATGGTTGACCGGCAATTTGGCCAAAAATGTCCAAGACTTTATTGCCCATCAGATGACGACATTGGAAAAAGGACAGGAACGCCTTGAAAAAACATTGCGCGAGGAAATGGCTCTGACTCGAGACGAATCTCTCAAGGCACAAAAAATGTTGCGAGACGAAGTCACGAATAATTTCAACGCGTTGAGAGAGAGACTCGTGAGTGATTTGGAGCATCAAGCTAAAAGCCAGCAAAACCAATTAGAAAATTTGCGTGATTTGCTGGGAAATACATTGACGCACATGAGTGACACAGCAAAAGAACGGTTTGACAATTTTGCCCGAGAAGCACTGCAATTATCCAACCAGCAAGATAAATATTTGCGTGCCCAGCTTCAAGAAATGGCGGTTCAACAAAAGAATCAACTCGATTCTTTTATGAAACAACTGAGTGAATTAACACAGATGAATGCCACCAAATTAGAACAAGTTCGCGAAACCGTCGAGACCCAACTTATTACTTTACAAAAAGACAATAGCGAAAAGCTGGAACAAATGCGGGCGACAGTAGATGAAAAACTTCACCAGACCTTAGAACAACGATTAGGAGAATCTTTTAAGCTGGTGAGCGAGAGGCTAGAACAAGTGCAAAAAGGATTAGGGGAAATGCAGAGTCTGGCGTCTGGTGTGGGTGATTTGAAAAAAGTCTTAAGTAATGTGAAAACACGGGGAACGCTGGGAGAAATTCAACTAGATCATCTTTTGGAGCAGATCCTCACGCCCGAGCAGTATGAGCAGAAAGTTGCGGTGAAAAAGGGCAGCCTAGAACGCGTGGATTTTGCCATTCGTCTTCCGGGTAAAGAAGATGTCCATGATACGGTGTTCCTACCCATCGACGCAAAATTTCCGTTGGAAGATTACCAGCGATTGGTAGAGGCAGAAGAATCCGGTGACGTGGCTTTAGCTATGGAATCTGCCAAAATGTTGGAGAACCGCATCAAGGCGGAAGCAAAAAGTATTCAGGAGAAATATATTAATCCTCCCCACACGACGGATTTTGCTTTAATGTTTTTACCCATTGAAGGCTTGTTTGCCGAAGTCTTACGAAGGCCTGGACTCTGGGAAATGTTACAACGGGAGTACCGAGTGGTGGTGACAGGTCCCACCACCATTACGGCCTTGTTAAACAGCTTGCAGATGGGCTTTCGCACCTTGGCAATTCAAAAGCGTTCCAGTGAAGTGTGGAAACTTCTTGGAGCAGTCAAAACTGAATTTGGCAAATTCGGCGATATCTTGGAGAAAACGCAAAAGAAACTGCAAGAAGCCAGTAATACGATAGATACTGCAGCAGCCCGTTCGCGTACTATTGAACGCAAATTACGAAATGTCGAAGCCGTTCCTCTTGGCGAAGCCGCTTCTCTCTTAGAGAATGTGGATGTCGGACTGCCGGATTAA
- a CDS encoding G1 family glutamic endopeptidase has protein sequence MTRAKQEVASNPVVGTQKWASLSGTSAGNWAGYANLASNNGNITYDNVMSSWNVSNIPSNSSYSNSDWQNAPKVGMWTGLGGTASSNSGLVQAGTADIATATAQYRFWTEDAPYQNPVYEGPVVNADNQVFVEVTYKGDSSTSYFLENETTGQYSSFANYSPDYSGASADFIVETQGAYLPNFVGTQFSNCSMVWNNGTGTGNFDQQNYEKYIMEDNSGNEMAYPGSIQTSEDGFAVWWNSAT, from the coding sequence ATGACCCGAGCTAAACAGGAAGTAGCATCAAATCCTGTAGTTGGAACACAAAAATGGGCGAGTCTATCTGGGACAAGTGCCGGAAACTGGGCTGGATATGCTAATCTCGCGTCTAACAACGGCAATATCACCTATGATAACGTAATGTCTAGTTGGAATGTGTCCAATATTCCTAGCAATTCTAGCTATTCGAACTCTGATTGGCAGAATGCGCCAAAAGTCGGTATGTGGACCGGACTCGGAGGCACCGCATCATCAAACTCTGGTCTCGTTCAGGCCGGTACGGCCGATATTGCGACAGCAACCGCTCAGTATCGCTTTTGGACAGAAGATGCTCCCTACCAAAACCCAGTCTATGAAGGCCCGGTGGTAAATGCTGACAATCAAGTGTTTGTCGAGGTCACGTATAAGGGCGACAGCTCCACCTCCTACTTTCTTGAAAATGAAACGACTGGCCAGTACTCATCCTTTGCAAATTACTCGCCAGATTACTCCGGAGCTTCTGCCGACTTTATTGTTGAAACGCAAGGCGCGTACCTACCTAATTTCGTCGGTACACAATTTTCGAATTGCTCCATGGTGTGGAATAATGGGACGGGGACCGGCAATTTTGATCAACAAAATTACGAAAAATATATTATGGAAGACAACTCTGGAAATGAAATGGCCTATCCTGGAAGCATTCAGACAAGTGAAGATGGATTCGCAGTGTGGTGGAATAGTGCGACTTAA
- the pdxT gene encoding pyridoxal 5'-phosphate synthase glutaminase subunit PdxT, translating into MTLNIGVLAIQGDVREHKNHLAKVGANPVEVRTVRDLENVQGLIIPGGESTTIGMLMAEEGLIDAIRKRVNEEQFPVYGTCAGLILLAKEVIGPSPARLGLMDITADRNAYGRQLASFETKIPIKFLADGPEFPAVFIRAPQIRQYGPQVIPLATYDGQVVMAEEGPLLVSAFHPEMSGDVRIHEYFVNKVRKTLNV; encoded by the coding sequence ATGACTCTGAACATCGGTGTCTTAGCCATTCAAGGAGATGTCCGCGAACATAAAAATCACTTGGCAAAAGTCGGGGCCAATCCCGTCGAAGTCCGTACCGTCAGGGATTTGGAAAACGTGCAAGGTCTAATCATTCCTGGTGGGGAAAGTACGACCATCGGCATGCTCATGGCGGAAGAAGGTCTTATTGACGCTATTCGCAAGCGGGTAAATGAAGAACAATTTCCGGTTTACGGGACTTGTGCGGGATTAATTTTACTGGCCAAAGAGGTGATCGGACCCTCTCCAGCGCGTCTTGGTTTGATGGACATTACTGCCGATCGCAATGCTTATGGTCGGCAACTGGCTTCTTTTGAAACCAAAATCCCTATTAAATTCCTGGCTGATGGTCCCGAGTTTCCAGCAGTCTTCATTCGGGCTCCACAAATTCGTCAATATGGCCCTCAGGTTATCCCGTTGGCGACATATGATGGACAAGTGGTCATGGCGGAAGAAGGTCCGCTCTTAGTCTCAGCTTTCCATCCCGAAATGAGTGGGGACGTTCGAATTCATGAGTATTTTGTCAATAAAGTGAGGAAAACTCTTAACGTGTAG
- a CDS encoding YjdF family protein, with product MHDGQFWIGILEAENSGQLKAARILFGSEPKDTEVLEFINRKMLWILDTVKTSIPADRSIERRINPKRKIRKAQKEMMSRSVNTKAQLAMQEELESKKKARQVRSKAQREAEAEYKREIAKTKAKEKHRGH from the coding sequence ATGCATGACGGACAATTTTGGATCGGAATCCTCGAAGCCGAAAACTCAGGCCAGCTAAAAGCTGCCAGAATTCTCTTCGGGTCCGAACCGAAGGACACGGAGGTATTAGAGTTCATCAATAGAAAAATGTTATGGATTCTAGACACAGTAAAGACATCTATTCCCGCTGATCGGTCTATCGAACGCCGCATCAACCCGAAGCGCAAGATTCGAAAAGCTCAAAAAGAGATGATGTCTCGATCAGTCAACACAAAAGCACAATTAGCCATGCAAGAAGAGTTGGAATCCAAGAAAAAAGCACGTCAGGTACGGTCCAAAGCACAACGGGAAGCAGAAGCAGAATATAAGCGCGAGATTGCCAAGACAAAAGCAAAAGAGAAACATCGAGGGCATTAA
- the serS gene encoding serine--tRNA ligase has protein sequence MLDIRRIRQEPEVVAQLLAKKHVHVDLDIVKRLDAKKREITLEIERLKARRNQASEEVSQRKKRGEDASDLIAETRRVGEQIKELEASVAPIDQELQDFLLTVPNTPLPQVPEGESADDNVEIHKFGQVPNFSFPAKAHWDIGENLGIIDFERARKISGSRFNVLAGMGARLSRALINFMLDHARNRGYMEMATPYLVNEASMFGTGQFPKFVEDVFHVVPHDYYLIPTAEVPLTNLYRDEIIQDSLPLKFTAYTASFRAEAGAAGRDTRGLIRQHQFDKVELVRFEEPNNSQDALEEMLRDAETVLEDLNLPYRTVMLCGGDMGFGQALTYDIEVWMPSYGKYVEISSVSNMTDFQARRANIRYRPKGAKKTELVHTLNGSALAVGRTIAAILENYQLPNGHVQVPDALVPYLGGTEQI, from the coding sequence ATGCTCGACATACGCAGAATTCGGCAAGAACCTGAAGTGGTTGCACAACTCTTGGCAAAAAAGCATGTTCATGTGGATCTTGACATCGTCAAGCGGCTAGATGCCAAAAAGCGCGAAATTACCTTGGAAATAGAGCGTCTTAAAGCGCGCCGGAATCAGGCATCGGAAGAAGTATCGCAACGCAAGAAGCGGGGCGAAGACGCCTCGGACTTGATAGCGGAAACGCGCCGGGTGGGGGAACAAATCAAAGAATTAGAAGCTTCTGTGGCTCCTATTGATCAGGAACTGCAAGACTTCTTACTGACTGTACCTAATACTCCGTTGCCGCAAGTGCCCGAAGGTGAATCGGCTGATGACAATGTGGAAATACACAAGTTTGGCCAAGTGCCCAATTTCTCCTTCCCTGCTAAAGCCCACTGGGATATTGGTGAAAATCTCGGGATTATCGATTTTGAACGCGCGCGTAAAATTAGTGGGTCACGCTTCAATGTGTTGGCGGGAATGGGAGCTCGCCTAAGCCGCGCCCTCATAAATTTTATGCTCGATCATGCCCGGAACCGAGGCTATATGGAGATGGCGACGCCTTATTTGGTGAACGAAGCCTCCATGTTTGGAACGGGCCAATTTCCCAAATTTGTGGAAGACGTTTTTCACGTGGTGCCCCATGATTATTATTTGATTCCGACGGCAGAAGTTCCCTTGACCAACTTATACCGGGATGAGATTATTCAAGATTCTTTGCCGTTGAAGTTTACGGCATATACCGCGTCCTTTCGGGCCGAAGCTGGGGCCGCTGGACGCGATACGCGAGGGCTCATTCGTCAGCATCAGTTTGATAAAGTGGAACTAGTCCGTTTTGAAGAACCCAATAACTCTCAAGACGCCTTGGAAGAAATGTTGCGCGATGCCGAAACAGTCTTGGAAGATCTTAACTTGCCCTACCGCACCGTGATGTTATGTGGGGGAGACATGGGATTTGGTCAGGCATTAACCTATGACATTGAGGTATGGATGCCGAGCTACGGCAAATATGTGGAGATCTCCTCGGTGAGTAATATGACTGATTTTCAAGCCAGACGTGCCAATATTCGCTACCGTCCAAAGGGGGCTAAAAAAACGGAATTGGTGCATACTTTGAATGGCAGTGCCTTAGCAGTAGGTCGAACGATCGCTGCGATCTTAGAAAATTATCAATTGCCGAATGGGCATGTCCAAGTTCCCGACGCATTAGTACCCTATTTGGGCGGGACAGAACAGATTTAG
- a CDS encoding helix-turn-helix domain-containing protein — translation MQNLKINILDSSTWPEFLTVQEVCQILRTSRNTVYNLIALEQLQSLRLGTTHRIPKDSLLQFIEREEH, via the coding sequence ATGCAAAATCTCAAAATAAATATATTGGATTCTTCCACCTGGCCAGAATTCTTGACAGTTCAAGAGGTGTGCCAGATTCTACGCACTTCCCGCAACACTGTATACAACTTGATCGCATTAGAACAATTACAATCCTTGCGCTTAGGAACTACCCATCGGATTCCCAAAGACTCATTACTTCAGTTCATCGAAAGAGAGGAACACTAA
- a CDS encoding recombinase family protein: MPKRITPLREFFQANGWENILEYVDTASAKDFKHRTAWQQLMTHCSKRKIDYVLDWKLDRAFRSVLDAANTLENFKNWGVAFRSYQEQWLDTGSALGEVLFYITAAYAQLERSMIQEHVKAGLDRAKRESKKLGRPQVDEKKLKKLQPYLPKIVAGEMSYRKVAQETGISVGTIQRQIKKVACHIKNACIKNPRKM; this comes from the coding sequence ATCCCGAAACGCATAACCCCACTCAGAGAATTTTTCCAAGCCAATGGTTGGGAGAACATTCTAGAATATGTGGATACCGCCAGTGCTAAGGATTTTAAACATCGGACCGCATGGCAACAATTGATGACGCACTGTTCTAAGAGAAAAATAGATTATGTGCTGGACTGGAAATTAGATCGGGCGTTCCGTAGTGTGCTCGATGCAGCCAATACCTTAGAAAATTTTAAGAACTGGGGCGTAGCTTTTCGGTCTTATCAGGAGCAATGGCTGGATACAGGGTCTGCGTTGGGTGAAGTCCTTTTCTACATTACCGCCGCCTATGCGCAATTAGAACGATCCATGATCCAAGAACACGTCAAAGCGGGCTTGGATCGGGCCAAACGCGAAAGCAAAAAGCTGGGGCGACCACAAGTGGATGAAAAAAAGCTGAAAAAACTCCAACCCTACTTGCCAAAAATCGTCGCTGGCGAAATGAGTTACCGCAAAGTCGCGCAAGAAACGGGGATCAGTGTGGGGACGATTCAACGGCAAATAAAAAAAGTGGCATGCCACATAAAAAATGCCTGTATCAAAAACCCTCGCAAAATGTGA
- the mtnA gene encoding S-methyl-5-thioribose-1-phosphate isomerase — translation MDPTFELVEAIRATDEALYLLDQRQLPDAVEYLRSTTGQDVIRAIQVLAVRGAPAIGIAGAYGLWLESRRLRHTPNFHHELRKSAEQIQTARPTAVNLSWAIHYALSHVQSLGVDDTIRTLKQIADQLLAEDVALNRQIGDYGLSLFDDTVSLLTHCNTGSLATGGYGTALGVIRSLFREHRLREVFVDETRPLLQGARLTAWELSQEKIPARLITDSMAGSVMAQHLVDGVIVGADRIALNGDTANKIGTYSVAVLAHYHQIPFYVAAPLSTFDVNALSGRDIPIEMRNPDEIRQLRGVNIAPEDIESYNPAFDITPGHLITAFITEKGVIRPPFDKTIPTIVGGNAV, via the coding sequence GTGGATCCCACTTTCGAATTAGTGGAGGCCATACGCGCGACGGATGAAGCGCTATATCTTCTAGACCAACGGCAATTACCGGATGCTGTCGAGTATTTACGGAGTACCACCGGCCAGGATGTGATACGAGCCATTCAAGTCTTAGCGGTCCGGGGTGCCCCGGCCATTGGCATTGCGGGTGCTTATGGACTTTGGCTTGAATCCAGGCGCCTTCGGCATACCCCAAATTTTCACCACGAATTAAGAAAAAGTGCGGAGCAGATTCAAACGGCTCGTCCTACGGCGGTCAATCTTTCATGGGCGATTCATTATGCGTTGAGTCATGTCCAAAGCTTGGGTGTCGACGACACGATAAGGACGTTAAAGCAGATAGCCGATCAGCTACTGGCTGAAGATGTTGCATTAAATCGTCAGATTGGTGATTACGGCTTATCCCTGTTTGACGATACGGTGAGTCTTCTCACTCATTGCAATACCGGAAGCCTTGCTACAGGCGGATATGGTACGGCACTTGGGGTTATCCGGTCCTTATTTCGCGAACACCGCCTCCGTGAGGTCTTTGTGGATGAAACCCGTCCGTTACTTCAAGGCGCGCGACTTACAGCCTGGGAATTAAGTCAAGAAAAAATACCTGCCCGCCTTATCACCGATAGTATGGCCGGCAGTGTCATGGCTCAACACCTTGTCGATGGTGTCATCGTTGGAGCAGACCGGATTGCCCTTAATGGGGATACGGCCAACAAAATTGGAACCTATAGCGTGGCCGTGTTAGCGCATTACCATCAGATTCCCTTTTACGTTGCGGCCCCTTTGAGTACTTTTGATGTCAATGCGTTGTCTGGGAGGGATATTCCCATTGAAATGCGCAATCCGGATGAGATTCGCCAGCTCCGTGGAGTGAATATTGCGCCGGAAGACATTGAAAGCTATAATCCAGCTTTTGACATTACCCCAGGACATCTCATCACGGCTTTTATTACGGAAAAAGGTGTGATACGTCCACCTTTTGACAAGACAATCCCGACAATTGTAGGCGGGAACGCCGTGTAG
- a CDS encoding FtsK/SpoIIIE domain-containing protein, which produces MTVDGVGLTFISLSIVPPKNGNPGKIINATENLKIVAQGKLPNLRIYSDNTGLKAEVLRKHREMVAFSQVLPALGDKKFALPVALGADSQGKPVVFDLAEAPHLLIAGTTGSGKSVAAHAILCSLLFTLPSKDLQLIVVDPKKVEMAVYKNAPQVTFLHRAEDVVEVLDNLVNQMEERNEKFEAVGARNLASYNAKVAPDQRLPRIVCYVDETFDLFLGAETSVEDKKEGKELRGRIENALTRLAQKARSAGIHLALATQKPTVEAVPSLLRGNLPS; this is translated from the coding sequence GTGACCGTGGATGGCGTGGGGCTAACCTTCATTTCTCTTTCTATCGTTCCACCGAAAAACGGGAACCCCGGTAAAATTATTAACGCGACAGAAAACCTCAAAATTGTGGCGCAAGGAAAACTGCCCAACCTCAGAATTTATTCTGATAACACGGGGCTAAAAGCGGAAGTGTTGCGCAAACATCGCGAAATGGTGGCGTTTTCCCAAGTTCTTCCCGCACTAGGCGATAAAAAATTTGCGTTGCCCGTTGCGTTAGGTGCCGATAGCCAAGGAAAACCAGTCGTTTTCGATCTCGCGGAAGCGCCGCACCTTTTGATCGCCGGCACGACAGGCAGTGGAAAAAGTGTCGCCGCGCACGCGATTCTCTGTTCTCTGCTCTTCACCCTGCCCTCGAAAGACCTACAACTTATTGTGGTTGATCCGAAGAAAGTTGAAATGGCCGTTTATAAAAATGCTCCCCAGGTAACATTTTTGCATCGTGCTGAGGATGTTGTAGAAGTGCTCGATAATCTTGTAAATCAAATGGAAGAGCGCAATGAAAAATTTGAGGCCGTGGGGGCGCGCAATCTCGCATCGTACAACGCCAAAGTCGCGCCTGATCAGCGTTTGCCGCGCATTGTCTGTTATGTCGATGAAACTTTTGATCTGTTCCTTGGTGCGGAAACAAGCGTTGAAGACAAAAAAGAAGGCAAAGAACTTCGTGGGCGCATTGAAAACGCCCTGACACGGCTTGCCCAAAAAGCAAGATCCGCAGGAATTCACCTGGCACTTGCTACACAGAAACCCACCGTGGAGGCCGTGCCATCTTTGCTCCGAGGCAATCTCCCATCGTGA
- a CDS encoding tyrosine-type recombinase/integrase, whose translation MAQKKKIVAEKKIGNIRGTIWSTDVQKRWLIKWSYPQPGKRYLTREQKVVVGLKIEAEKFLDNVLREIDQGHYRSRQCKTTLAQFLQTWLESKVSGVDGKVLKPKTILSYQNILTHILAHNIAHMVVQDITPSDIRQFANDLMQTELSPRTKQYTLRLLKSALDNAAELELINKNPAHTLKIGKNASPKRTPLSHDELQRIFKELSDEHYGIVLEFIAVSGVRVGECLGLTWDSVDWEHNTVTICQQVINIGNRVVVEDTLKTQSSQRTIALPTTFMAKLRQHKRHQMLTRLNNPGEAWSTNLVFATRHGTPIDPNHLRRTFRRVLKHCSLSDGYHIHDLRHTYATLLYAKTRDIKLVSSVLGHANIQITLDIYTHTTETAKKEIAQIADDIFYH comes from the coding sequence ATGGCACAAAAGAAGAAAATTGTCGCGGAGAAGAAGATTGGCAACATTCGGGGAACCATTTGGTCTACGGACGTTCAAAAGCGTTGGTTAATCAAGTGGTCGTATCCCCAGCCCGGCAAACGCTACCTCACGCGAGAGCAAAAAGTTGTGGTGGGGCTAAAAATTGAGGCAGAAAAGTTTTTGGATAATGTGCTTCGGGAAATTGACCAAGGACACTATCGATCTCGACAATGCAAAACCACATTAGCGCAATTTCTTCAGACATGGTTGGAATCAAAAGTTTCAGGCGTCGATGGAAAGGTGCTAAAACCCAAAACAATACTAAGCTACCAAAACATACTGACGCACATTCTCGCACACAATATCGCACACATGGTTGTGCAAGACATTACACCAAGTGACATTCGTCAATTTGCCAATGATCTAATGCAAACAGAGTTAAGCCCGCGCACAAAGCAATATACATTGCGCCTACTGAAATCCGCGTTAGATAACGCAGCGGAATTAGAACTCATCAACAAAAATCCCGCGCACACTTTAAAAATCGGAAAAAACGCGAGTCCCAAACGCACACCGCTATCGCACGATGAATTACAACGAATTTTTAAGGAACTTTCCGACGAACATTACGGCATTGTTTTAGAATTCATCGCGGTTTCAGGCGTTCGCGTAGGCGAGTGTTTAGGATTAACTTGGGACAGCGTAGATTGGGAACACAACACCGTTACCATTTGTCAACAAGTTATTAACATTGGCAATCGTGTGGTCGTAGAAGACACATTAAAAACTCAATCTAGTCAACGCACGATTGCGCTTCCCACCACATTCATGGCAAAACTTCGGCAACACAAGAGACACCAAATGCTCACGCGCCTAAACAATCCGGGTGAGGCGTGGAGTACCAATTTGGTGTTTGCTACGCGCCATGGCACACCCATCGATCCCAATCATTTGCGACGCACATTTCGACGAGTGTTAAAGCACTGCAGTCTGTCGGACGGCTACCACATTCACGATCTTAGACATACTTACGCGACGCTTTTGTACGCAAAAACGCGAGACATTAAGCTCGTGTCTAGCGTCCTAGGGCATGCCAATATTCAAATTACGTTAGATATCTACACACACACAACGGAAACCGCAAAAAAAGAAATCGCCCAAATTGCGGACGACATTTTCTACCACTAA